A genomic stretch from Pseudobacteriovorax antillogorgiicola includes:
- a CDS encoding DUF3209 family protein, producing the protein MACHEIAALRLGMMNVIGIDNEAEKQHELEELGPIGLDHGPLKSLTEAATMGELQQYFESSLTLLEEKVSQMSANDKKLPYYRSLLVMTKKVELDLRNQMESVKRLYEDLEEMHDFMHEIYPAN; encoded by the coding sequence ATGGCTTGTCATGAAATCGCTGCCCTCAGGCTGGGGATGATGAATGTTATTGGAATCGACAACGAGGCCGAAAAACAGCATGAACTTGAAGAACTAGGGCCTATAGGTCTCGATCACGGGCCCCTAAAATCCCTCACTGAAGCTGCGACCATGGGCGAGTTGCAACAATACTTTGAGAGCAGCTTAACTCTGCTAGAAGAAAAGGTGTCTCAGATGAGTGCCAACGACAAGAAACTGCCCTATTACCGATCTTTGCTGGTAATGACCAAAAAGGTCGAGCTGGATTTAAGAAATCAAATGGAAAGCGTCAAGCGACTATATGAAGACCTGGAAGAGATGCATGACTTCATGCACGAAATTTATCCAGCGAACTAG
- a CDS encoding fibrinogen-like YCDxxxxGGGW domain-containing protein yields MIYFVLFLASLGCQAENQDEPGFTSLNTESTVTVPGPLNQDAVSQEEAAVEIIQEEVYEVIPGSEQVAYLAFSSCLDVQEKIAEAPSGVYRLFYQDELGEQQFLDAYCDMTEEGGGWTMILNYVHQGATNPPLTTRTDSMPMLNSSQLGDDEQNSAFWGHIAPSLLSMFNFTELRFFCRTNDHNRVLHFKTDLATCLDYGRKGAGSCNGVEGSFIALTGHTTNLPGLNTGGDGERLDRALTETTFRGNNNLSHWSIGSSLDSNDWECDNDPDNEMFHTIHRMWFR; encoded by the coding sequence ATGATTTACTTCGTCCTTTTCCTAGCATCCCTGGGCTGTCAGGCTGAGAACCAAGATGAACCAGGATTTACGAGCCTGAATACGGAGTCGACGGTAACCGTACCTGGCCCCTTGAATCAGGATGCGGTATCTCAGGAAGAGGCGGCGGTAGAAATTATTCAGGAAGAGGTTTACGAAGTCATTCCTGGCTCTGAGCAAGTTGCTTACCTTGCGTTTTCAAGTTGTTTAGACGTACAAGAAAAGATTGCTGAGGCGCCATCTGGAGTTTATCGGCTTTTCTATCAAGACGAACTTGGCGAACAACAGTTTCTCGATGCTTACTGTGATATGACCGAGGAAGGTGGTGGCTGGACCATGATATTGAACTATGTTCACCAGGGAGCCACGAATCCACCGCTGACCACCAGGACTGATAGCATGCCTATGCTAAATTCAAGTCAGCTTGGTGACGACGAGCAGAATTCAGCTTTTTGGGGACATATTGCACCCTCGCTACTATCGATGTTCAATTTCACAGAGCTTCGCTTTTTTTGTCGAACTAACGATCACAATCGAGTTCTTCACTTTAAAACCGATTTAGCAACATGCTTAGACTATGGTCGTAAAGGCGCCGGTAGCTGTAATGGTGTCGAAGGGAGCTTTATAGCCCTGACCGGTCATACAACGAACTTACCGGGCCTCAATACGGGTGGTGATGGGGAGCGCTTAGACCGGGCACTCACTGAAACCACCTTCCGTGGCAACAATAACTTATCTCATTGGTCCATTGGTTCCAGCCTGGATAGTAACGATTGGGAATGCGATAACGATCCAGATAATGAAATGTTTCATACCATCCACCGCATGTGGTTCCGCTAG
- the cbiE gene encoding precorrin-6y C5,15-methyltransferase (decarboxylating) subunit CbiE yields MAKFKAIRLIGIGDDGCLSLSSRAYNASIDCQILVGGERQLAFFPDHPARKIVIKKNLKQLASDIDEMSHEYNIGILASGDPLFFGIGTLLIKRIGIENIDIIPSPSSVQLAFAKIGKPWQDCRFLSVHGRPLDGFVNKVQSHRKVAVLTDQDRSPQQIARRLIDYKDEAWAFWVCENLGGVDEKVTHFDHTRALEIHPSFSPLNVLIMERPPSWQPRPGISFQSEEAFSKRMPRKGLITKSEVRLLTLAKLQIQQADVVWDIGAGSGSVAIEAAKCCPEGFVYAVECDPQGIPFCQENIFSHQVDNVHLLEDRAPECFEKLPDPDAIFVGGSKGSLQQIISKGMERLKPQGRLLVNAVTLDNVAEARQAFQQLGILPEMVMIQVSRGVPLAGKYLKYEALNPIHMFSVTKGES; encoded by the coding sequence ATGGCTAAATTTAAAGCCATTCGACTCATCGGCATCGGTGATGATGGTTGCCTAAGTCTGAGCAGTCGTGCCTATAATGCAAGCATCGATTGCCAAATCCTGGTTGGCGGAGAGCGACAGCTAGCTTTCTTCCCCGACCATCCTGCGCGAAAAATAGTTATCAAAAAAAACCTCAAGCAGCTTGCCAGCGATATCGACGAGATGAGTCATGAGTACAACATTGGTATTCTAGCGTCTGGCGACCCTCTATTTTTTGGTATTGGCACTTTGCTGATCAAGCGAATTGGAATCGAAAATATCGACATCATTCCGTCGCCTAGTTCAGTTCAGCTGGCCTTCGCAAAAATTGGCAAACCCTGGCAGGACTGTCGGTTTCTCTCCGTCCATGGTCGCCCCTTAGATGGGTTCGTCAATAAGGTTCAAAGCCATCGAAAAGTCGCTGTTCTCACAGATCAGGACCGTTCCCCCCAGCAGATTGCACGCCGACTAATAGACTATAAAGATGAAGCTTGGGCTTTTTGGGTCTGTGAAAACCTTGGTGGAGTTGATGAAAAAGTCACCCACTTTGATCATACTAGAGCCCTTGAAATACACCCTAGCTTTAGCCCACTTAATGTATTGATCATGGAGCGCCCTCCATCGTGGCAGCCAAGACCCGGGATTTCTTTTCAAAGTGAGGAGGCATTTTCTAAACGAATGCCTAGGAAAGGCTTGATCACCAAAAGTGAAGTTAGATTGCTAACGCTCGCCAAGCTCCAGATTCAGCAAGCCGATGTGGTCTGGGACATCGGAGCCGGATCTGGCTCCGTAGCCATCGAAGCAGCCAAGTGCTGCCCTGAAGGCTTTGTCTATGCCGTAGAGTGTGATCCTCAGGGGATTCCTTTCTGCCAGGAGAATATATTTTCGCATCAAGTAGACAACGTTCACTTGCTTGAAGATCGTGCCCCAGAATGCTTCGAAAAGCTGCCTGACCCAGACGCTATATTTGTTGGAGGTAGCAAAGGTTCCTTGCAACAGATTATATCTAAAGGCATGGAGCGACTAAAACCGCAGGGGCGATTGCTTGTGAATGCAGTGACCCTCGATAATGTTGCCGAAGCTCGACAAGCATTTCAGCAACTCGGAATCCTACCTGAAATGGTCATGATTCAAGTATCAAGGGGCGTTCCATTGGCCGGCAAATACCTCAAGTACGAAGCGCTCAATCCCATTCACATGTTTTCAGTGACCAAAGGAGAGTCATAA
- a CDS encoding FAD-dependent oxidoreductase, protein MAKSKSALVTNTVKINDRCQLVNLRLNNETEFSYAGGKYIIVNSGIEIAPEKTAKRAYSIIKKEGDNVLLSALQLKDGVGSQFINKLVVGDEVPFSGPWGKLTLQKDHSHHQIIATDTGISAALGLVTSNEIQPYLSKSKLFWFRPETNQFLSDNFVLETLPEGLGDVTIQSIAEINDEERQGQAQEIANHIHREAGTHYYLVGDGHMVLTIKDKLISLGVTEEQISMEIFFNKPAKP, encoded by the coding sequence GTGGCAAAATCTAAATCTGCACTTGTTACGAATACAGTAAAAATAAACGATCGCTGTCAACTAGTAAACCTCAGGCTCAATAACGAAACTGAGTTTTCCTATGCAGGGGGCAAGTACATCATCGTTAATTCAGGTATCGAGATTGCTCCTGAAAAGACTGCGAAACGAGCCTACTCAATCATAAAGAAAGAGGGAGATAACGTTCTCCTCTCAGCCCTTCAGCTCAAAGATGGAGTTGGCTCTCAGTTTATTAATAAGCTAGTGGTCGGCGACGAGGTTCCTTTCTCAGGACCATGGGGCAAACTAACTTTACAGAAGGATCATAGTCACCACCAAATTATTGCGACTGACACCGGCATCTCTGCAGCACTGGGGCTCGTTACCAGCAATGAGATTCAACCTTACCTTAGTAAGAGCAAGCTTTTCTGGTTCAGGCCCGAAACAAATCAGTTTTTAAGCGATAACTTTGTCCTTGAAACTCTACCAGAAGGGCTAGGTGACGTGACGATCCAGTCGATTGCTGAAATCAATGATGAAGAGCGGCAGGGTCAAGCACAAGAGATTGCCAATCATATCCATAGGGAAGCAGGTACTCACTACTATCTAGTTGGCGATGGCCATATGGTTTTGACTATTAAAGATAAACTTATCTCATTGGGCGTCACAGAAGAGCAGATCAGTATGGAAATATTTTTCAATAAACCAGCAAAGCCTTAG
- the cobJ gene encoding precorrin-3B C(17)-methyltransferase produces the protein MEQSKMGKLYVVGIGPGAHEHISPAALAAIEEADLVVGYQTYMLLVRKLIKGKDKVQTGMTEEIGRARMAVDEAANGKVVAIISSGDAGVYGMATLMFEVLKERGWQQGDAPDIQVIPGMTALNACASLVGAPLGHDSCMISLSDLLTPWDIIERRIEAAASSDFVIGLYNPASGRRQRQIVRAQQIVSQYRDPTTPVALIKSAYRHRQKVVKTDLEHMIDYEIGMLTTVLIGSTQTYMYEGYMVTPRGYHHKYDLESGTANPGQRPGFGLNTETLS, from the coding sequence ATGGAGCAAAGCAAAATGGGCAAACTCTATGTTGTGGGTATCGGACCTGGTGCTCATGAGCATATTTCGCCAGCAGCCCTAGCAGCGATCGAGGAAGCTGATCTCGTCGTCGGCTATCAAACCTACATGTTACTCGTGAGAAAGCTTATCAAAGGCAAGGATAAGGTACAAACTGGTATGACCGAAGAAATTGGTCGGGCTCGAATGGCAGTTGACGAAGCCGCGAATGGTAAGGTTGTCGCTATTATCTCATCGGGAGATGCTGGGGTATATGGCATGGCGACTCTGATGTTTGAAGTCCTTAAGGAACGAGGCTGGCAGCAGGGTGATGCACCTGACATTCAAGTGATCCCTGGCATGACAGCGCTCAATGCCTGCGCATCCCTGGTAGGAGCACCTCTAGGTCATGACTCTTGCATGATCTCGCTTAGTGATCTATTGACACCATGGGATATCATCGAGCGTCGCATCGAAGCTGCAGCTTCGTCAGATTTTGTTATCGGTCTCTATAACCCCGCAAGTGGCCGGCGCCAACGGCAAATTGTTCGCGCCCAACAGATCGTGTCTCAATACCGCGACCCTACGACTCCAGTAGCGCTTATTAAAAGCGCTTACAGACATCGTCAAAAAGTAGTTAAAACTGATCTCGAACATATGATCGACTATGAAATTGGGATGCTAACCACGGTGCTAATAGGTTCGACCCAAACCTACATGTACGAAGGCTATATGGTCACTCCCCGTGGGTATCACCATAAATACGATTTGGAAAGCGGGACTGCAAACCCTGGACAACGGCCTGGCTTCGGCCTAAACACTGAGACTTTATCATAG
- a CDS encoding alpha/beta hydrolase, whose amino-acid sequence MIGVQSLERPLGSTTKKIIFFFLGAMLMGCNHLFYYPDNHVYFNPETSPLKFESGFIKTDDGEQIHYWDFAPQPDSYRGTILHFHGNAQNMSSHMFFVVWLIEFGYRVVTFDYRGYGQSSGHPSPAGLVKDGQAMIRWLCKNARSPLTVIGQSLGGAVAMPSITSVESHCIQNLVLESTFASYRDMARDKLASFFLTWPFQYPLSLLVNDDWAAIHTIHEIEVPTLVIHGESDPVVPFKFGQEIFDRLTMAEKEIWPMPEAGHTEAFVPDSPVRSRLIDYLSQWPKSGM is encoded by the coding sequence ATGATTGGGGTTCAATCACTTGAAAGGCCCCTAGGATCGACGACTAAAAAGATAATTTTCTTTTTCTTGGGGGCGATGCTGATGGGCTGCAATCATCTATTCTATTATCCAGATAATCATGTCTACTTCAATCCTGAAACATCACCTTTGAAATTTGAGTCAGGGTTTATTAAAACTGATGATGGAGAACAGATTCACTACTGGGACTTTGCTCCCCAACCCGATTCCTATAGGGGGACCATCCTTCACTTCCACGGCAACGCGCAAAATATGTCCTCTCATATGTTCTTTGTAGTGTGGCTCATAGAGTTTGGCTATCGAGTTGTAACGTTTGATTATCGTGGGTATGGTCAATCGTCTGGTCACCCGAGTCCTGCTGGTCTAGTTAAAGACGGGCAGGCCATGATTCGCTGGCTATGCAAGAATGCTCGTAGTCCTCTTACGGTCATTGGCCAGAGCTTGGGTGGGGCGGTTGCAATGCCAAGTATTACGAGTGTTGAGAGTCATTGCATCCAGAATCTAGTGCTAGAAAGTACCTTTGCTTCATATAGAGATATGGCCCGAGATAAACTGGCAAGTTTCTTCCTTACTTGGCCTTTTCAGTATCCATTATCACTATTAGTGAATGATGATTGGGCTGCAATTCATACGATCCATGAAATTGAAGTGCCAACCCTGGTGATCCATGGTGAATCAGATCCTGTTGTGCCTTTCAAGTTTGGCCAAGAAATTTTTGATCGCCTGACTATGGCGGAGAAGGAGATATGGCCTATGCCGGAAGCTGGCCACACCGAGGCCTTTGTTCCTGATAGCCCCGTACGCTCAAGACTCATAGACTACCTCAGCCAATGGCCGAAAAGCGGAATGTAA
- a CDS encoding precorrin-3B C(17)-methyltransferase, with protein MALIGRIAGAILLRTEEKSYLIGDLKEPCSFEDRGFHPPLERDVIKHPFVEIQTNGKDVICDDDYELVVTEDSSLPSKIVDRFLIFRNGSISERLWGLVTESSEAEGKRVNAEWLMQTPDDVWEIVRDSVLRC; from the coding sequence ATGGCGTTGATCGGACGTATCGCTGGCGCGATCTTGCTTAGAACAGAAGAGAAGTCCTATCTTATCGGCGATCTCAAAGAACCCTGTTCTTTCGAGGATCGAGGGTTTCACCCTCCCCTTGAGCGAGATGTAATCAAACACCCCTTTGTTGAAATCCAAACCAACGGTAAGGATGTGATTTGCGATGATGACTACGAGCTAGTGGTAACTGAAGATAGCTCTCTCCCATCGAAGATCGTTGATCGCTTTTTGATATTCCGCAATGGTTCTATCAGTGAAAGACTCTGGGGGTTGGTCACAGAGTCTTCAGAGGCTGAAGGAAAAAGGGTCAACGCTGAATGGCTCATGCAAACTCCCGATGATGTTTGGGAGATCGTTAGAGATTCAGTACTGCGCTGCTAG
- the cobI gene encoding precorrin-2 C(20)-methyltransferase: MQMQKGKLYGVGVGPGAPDLLTLRALKVLQSVDVLAIPRPNPWSKSLAWRIAEPNLEDRGDQEKLFLTFPMTKDPDVLVPAWQTAFDEIGERLDQGKNVAFLTQGDCMVYSTFIYLYDHARENWPEVTIEVVPAVSSISAVPSAIGTPLVDGQERVAVLPATYGTEDLKKVLQDFDSVVLMKVGSVMDKVINVLEDEQLLEKAVYVERATSNQERIVRDLRSLKNDKCVYFSMVVVNKKERAGILQGRVH; the protein is encoded by the coding sequence ATGCAGATGCAGAAAGGCAAACTCTACGGGGTCGGAGTGGGGCCCGGTGCTCCAGACCTTCTCACCTTGCGTGCGCTTAAGGTTTTACAATCTGTTGATGTCTTAGCCATTCCCCGACCAAACCCTTGGTCAAAATCCTTGGCTTGGCGGATTGCTGAACCCAACCTAGAAGATCGAGGCGATCAGGAGAAGCTATTTCTCACTTTCCCTATGACGAAAGACCCCGATGTTCTTGTCCCAGCATGGCAAACGGCCTTCGATGAGATTGGTGAGCGCCTCGATCAGGGAAAAAATGTGGCTTTCCTAACTCAGGGCGACTGCATGGTCTATAGCACCTTTATCTACCTTTACGATCACGCCCGAGAAAACTGGCCGGAAGTTACTATTGAAGTTGTCCCTGCTGTGTCATCGATCAGTGCTGTACCTTCGGCCATCGGCACTCCCCTAGTGGATGGTCAAGAGCGAGTCGCAGTGCTACCTGCGACTTACGGAACTGAGGACTTGAAAAAAGTCTTACAGGACTTTGACTCTGTGGTGCTGATGAAGGTTGGGTCGGTGATGGACAAGGTTATAAATGTTCTCGAAGACGAACAACTCCTAGAGAAGGCAGTTTATGTGGAGCGGGCAACAAGCAATCAAGAGCGTATTGTCAGAGACCTCAGGTCGCTAAAGAACGACAAATGCGTTTACTTCTCAATGGTCGTAGTAAACAAAAAGGAAAGAGCTGGAATACTTCAGGGGAGGGTCCATTGA
- a CDS encoding CbiX/SirB N-terminal domain-containing protein codes for MNHAVLLIGHGSRNSDANREFEQLVEQVRLRFEGELPIFHGYVELAAPSFVKALSDLSMQYDKITVVPISLFMAGHVKNDIPLAIAKLVSLNPKTKYIVTPALGVEQEMVNLFYDRVTEAIQKDDADAAVIVVGRGSSDPDANSNFFKLVRLIGEGAKLYRVFPCFVGITSPRLAETLDYVARMRPRRVFVIPYFLFTGVLMNRIDAMIREVQEKSPWIKVSMLSYIGVDRHLVDLVERRVREADEQRPNLDCVTCHYRAPLGKLSEQVGGLKSLLWSLRHTITHNQAMPHSHAHTPMKKHVLVCTNNDCADKGALRVLRRLQRTLKDKKVFKDYKVTRTSCMGRCGEGPTVAVYPDGIWYRELDEASAERLVCEHLLNDQLVAEKVDNIMQ; via the coding sequence TTGAATCACGCAGTCCTTCTCATTGGTCATGGCAGTCGCAATTCTGACGCGAATCGAGAGTTTGAACAACTCGTGGAGCAGGTGCGCCTTCGCTTTGAAGGTGAGCTTCCTATATTCCACGGCTATGTAGAGCTCGCAGCCCCGTCGTTTGTCAAAGCATTATCTGACCTAAGTATGCAGTACGACAAGATCACAGTAGTGCCGATTAGCCTATTTATGGCAGGCCATGTAAAGAACGACATTCCTTTGGCCATTGCCAAACTAGTTAGCTTGAACCCGAAAACTAAATATATCGTCACACCTGCACTTGGGGTCGAGCAGGAGATGGTCAACCTTTTCTACGATCGGGTGACTGAGGCTATTCAAAAGGATGATGCGGATGCAGCTGTGATTGTCGTGGGGCGTGGTTCTAGTGATCCAGACGCCAACAGCAACTTTTTCAAGCTGGTGAGATTGATTGGTGAAGGAGCGAAGCTCTATCGGGTATTCCCTTGCTTCGTGGGCATCACATCTCCTCGTCTGGCTGAGACTCTGGACTACGTTGCTCGAATGAGGCCGCGACGAGTCTTCGTGATTCCCTATTTCCTGTTTACGGGAGTCCTTATGAATCGCATCGATGCTATGATTCGGGAGGTACAAGAGAAGTCTCCTTGGATTAAGGTTTCGATGCTGTCCTATATCGGAGTCGATCGACATCTTGTGGACCTTGTTGAGAGGCGAGTACGAGAAGCTGATGAACAACGCCCGAACCTAGATTGTGTCACCTGTCACTATCGAGCGCCGCTCGGCAAATTGAGTGAGCAAGTGGGTGGATTAAAGTCTCTGCTTTGGTCTTTAAGGCACACGATCACCCACAATCAAGCCATGCCCCATAGCCATGCACACACACCGATGAAAAAGCATGTGCTGGTGTGCACCAATAATGATTGTGCTGACAAGGGCGCTTTGCGAGTGCTCCGACGCCTGCAAAGAACACTTAAAGATAAAAAAGTCTTCAAAGACTATAAAGTCACGCGGACCTCCTGTATGGGGCGCTGCGGAGAGGGACCAACAGTGGCTGTCTATCCCGACGGAATTTGGTATCGCGAGCTAGACGAGGCAAGTGCTGAACGACTTGTTTGCGAGCATCTACTCAATGATCAACTTGTCGCTGAAAAAGTCGACAATATTATGCAATAG
- a CDS encoding cobalt-precorrin 5A hydrolase, translated as MSLRKPFAIYGITKHGLKTAARIKAAFPEADLYVSKKLMGQAPADSLELPLPFSPLLRETFPAYDCHIFVVSVGAVVRMIAPLLQNKKTDPSVLCIDDANRFTICLLSGHVGRGNEFTSRVAEALGNQAVITTASDSIGTLTVDILGRKLGWVLEDDHHNVTRGCAAVVNEERVLIVQETGEPDFWPLDKKLPPGVDYCHSLDHVPAQTFDMHLIVSDRDIPNLYPYLYRNAVVYRPKSLILGIGCDRGTPFELLERGIHGILKEFKLSWKSIKGLATISIKADEPGLVELGKRYNWPLIAYEPKALDDMEGVENPSELVKKYTGSRTVAEGAALKRSGATSLLVSKQKYTEPNIAKNMTLAICRLPFDKRN; from the coding sequence TTGAGCCTACGGAAGCCTTTTGCAATCTATGGAATTACAAAGCATGGCTTAAAAACCGCTGCCCGCATCAAAGCCGCCTTTCCAGAGGCAGATCTATATGTTTCGAAGAAACTGATGGGTCAAGCCCCAGCGGACAGCTTGGAACTACCACTTCCCTTCAGCCCTTTGCTTAGAGAAACTTTCCCAGCTTATGACTGCCATATTTTTGTAGTGAGCGTCGGGGCAGTGGTTCGGATGATTGCACCACTGCTTCAGAATAAAAAAACCGATCCCTCAGTTCTTTGTATTGATGACGCCAATCGTTTCACGATTTGTCTGTTATCGGGTCATGTAGGGCGAGGCAATGAGTTTACGAGTCGGGTGGCTGAGGCTCTAGGCAATCAAGCCGTGATCACTACCGCTTCGGATTCCATCGGAACCCTTACTGTTGATATTTTGGGACGTAAGCTTGGCTGGGTCTTGGAAGACGATCATCACAATGTCACCCGTGGTTGTGCTGCGGTTGTCAACGAAGAGCGGGTACTGATTGTTCAAGAAACAGGTGAACCAGATTTTTGGCCTCTCGATAAGAAGCTACCACCCGGAGTAGACTACTGTCATAGCCTAGATCATGTACCAGCACAAACGTTTGATATGCACCTCATCGTATCGGACCGGGATATCCCCAATTTATATCCATATCTCTACAGAAATGCTGTGGTCTACCGCCCTAAGAGCCTGATCCTAGGTATTGGCTGCGACAGAGGGACTCCATTTGAACTCCTAGAACGTGGTATTCATGGGATCCTCAAAGAATTTAAGCTCAGCTGGAAGTCAATAAAGGGGTTAGCTACCATCAGTATCAAAGCCGATGAGCCGGGTCTAGTCGAGCTCGGTAAACGCTACAACTGGCCTTTGATCGCCTACGAACCGAAAGCACTGGACGATATGGAAGGCGTCGAGAACCCATCAGAACTTGTTAAGAAGTATACCGGCAGCCGAACCGTAGCGGAGGGTGCAGCACTCAAGCGATCAGGTGCAACGAGTTTACTTGTCAGTAAACAAAAATATACGGAGCCAAACATCGCTAAGAACATGACTCTAGCTATCTGTAGACTCCCGTTTGATAAAAGGAATTAG
- a CDS encoding precorrin-8X methylmutase, which translates to MKDMRQMTELGRSIETSSFGIIDAEVGEHNFSPDQWQVVRRVIHSTADFEFKALTKISSDAIDQGIKALQNGCPIIADVKMIQVGLNENRLKQYGCQVYSFISDEDVIREAKAKNSTRAIESIQKAHRQGLLDGAVVAVGNAPTALLETVRLIEELNVRPALIIGVPVGFVSAVESKDEVIESSVPYIVTRGRKGGSTIAVAIIHALLFLAAERENG; encoded by the coding sequence ATGAAAGATATGAGACAGATGACTGAACTCGGTCGTAGCATCGAAACGAGTAGCTTTGGTATCATTGATGCAGAAGTTGGAGAACATAACTTTAGCCCCGACCAATGGCAGGTCGTACGTCGTGTGATCCACTCCACTGCCGACTTTGAGTTCAAAGCTTTAACCAAAATTTCAAGTGATGCCATCGATCAAGGAATCAAGGCACTACAGAATGGGTGCCCGATCATCGCCGATGTAAAGATGATTCAAGTCGGTCTCAACGAAAACCGATTGAAGCAGTATGGCTGCCAGGTTTATAGCTTTATTTCAGATGAGGATGTCATTCGCGAAGCTAAGGCGAAGAACTCCACCCGCGCCATAGAATCCATTCAGAAAGCTCATCGGCAGGGGCTACTGGACGGCGCTGTAGTTGCAGTAGGCAATGCACCTACCGCCCTTCTAGAGACAGTCCGATTGATCGAAGAGTTAAACGTACGACCAGCATTGATCATAGGAGTTCCAGTGGGCTTTGTTTCCGCAGTAGAGTCCAAGGACGAGGTGATCGAGTCTTCTGTACCCTATATTGTCACCCGAGGCCGTAAGGGTGGTTCGACCATCGCAGTTGCTATTATCCATGCCTTGCTATTCTTGGCTGCGGAGCGTGAAAATGGCTAA
- a CDS encoding cobalt-precorrin-5B (C(1))-methyltransferase: MQHAINKSGPDKGLRTGYTTGACAAAAAKAATRALLYGERLNHIIATIPNGERVEFLLHRCEIEGNIARCSIIKDGGDDPDCTHGAEIIAEVELNQEPGVALQGGIGVAQVTKPGLGLEVGGPAINPVPRQNITAMVQEELEDGPYCGATIKITVPDGEERAKKTINARLGLMGGISILGTTGIVLPYSTAAFIASVVQSIALAASEGEPSVVFTTGGRSEQYAMKLLPSIGESGFIQVGDYIGIGIRNSIRQKRKRIYIVGMMGKLSKMADGRMMTHASASEVNMLMLAELAADIGASQEICDQIRKGNTARHVLEICEASGLIHITQRICEEVIHKCHKFARGLITFDVTMVSFTGEVLARAKQEELDL, from the coding sequence ATGCAACATGCCATCAATAAGTCTGGCCCTGACAAAGGACTACGCACTGGATACACTACTGGAGCCTGCGCAGCCGCAGCAGCCAAGGCTGCCACCCGTGCGCTTCTTTATGGTGAGAGACTAAACCATATCATAGCAACCATCCCCAATGGCGAACGCGTGGAGTTTTTACTTCACCGCTGCGAGATTGAGGGCAACATAGCCCGTTGCAGCATCATCAAGGACGGCGGTGACGACCCAGACTGCACCCATGGAGCAGAGATCATCGCTGAAGTCGAGCTTAACCAAGAACCAGGGGTCGCTTTGCAGGGAGGTATAGGAGTTGCGCAAGTGACCAAGCCTGGCTTGGGGCTTGAGGTCGGTGGCCCAGCCATCAACCCAGTACCAAGACAGAACATCACGGCTATGGTCCAAGAGGAGCTGGAGGATGGGCCATACTGTGGCGCGACTATCAAAATCACAGTCCCAGATGGTGAAGAACGAGCGAAGAAAACCATCAATGCGCGACTCGGGCTTATGGGTGGCATCAGCATACTAGGCACCACCGGCATCGTCTTGCCCTATTCAACAGCTGCCTTCATCGCTAGCGTTGTACAAAGTATCGCACTAGCTGCCAGTGAAGGAGAGCCTTCCGTCGTATTCACTACAGGGGGACGATCGGAGCAATACGCAATGAAGCTCCTACCCTCTATTGGTGAATCAGGATTTATCCAGGTGGGCGACTATATTGGAATCGGCATTCGCAATAGCATACGCCAGAAGAGAAAACGAATCTATATTGTAGGAATGATGGGTAAGCTTTCTAAGATGGCTGACGGAAGAATGATGACTCATGCTTCAGCAAGTGAAGTTAATATGCTAATGCTTGCCGAACTTGCTGCGGACATCGGTGCATCTCAGGAGATCTGTGATCAAATTCGCAAAGGTAACACGGCGCGCCACGTCCTTGAAATTTGCGAAGCCTCAGGTCTTATCCATATAACTCAGAGAATCTGCGAAGAAGTCATTCACAAGTGTCACAAATTCGCTCGGGGACTCATCACGTTTGATGTCACCATGGTGTCGTTTACCGGGGAAGTTCTGGCACGGGCCAAGCAGGAGGAACTTGATTTATGA